A stretch of the Tachysurus fulvidraco isolate hzauxx_2018 chromosome 18, HZAU_PFXX_2.0, whole genome shotgun sequence genome encodes the following:
- the lrrc58a gene encoding leucine-rich repeat-containing protein 58a isoform X1, whose amino-acid sequence METFARVSEETLVLNLSRLHLADLNLEHITEPQRKKIQELHLTYNSLAFFPTPLYMFSSLEFLDMSNNALTVFPEDILQLTKLKTLVAKNNQLDEASFPKRFGSMPIETLNFSGNRFKEIPRQFLELSRLQSLSMGGNRLKSIPAEIGNLTRLEMLYLGGNLISFIPQELANLRCLRYLVLCDNCIQSVPPQLYRLHSLLCLSLHNNLLTFLPREILSLVHLQELSLRGNPLVVRFVKDMTNDPPSLLELAGRTVKSRNLPYLVSDLPQNLCHYLDSASKCPNPKCAALPAAPPHRATLSQRTRAAYRQTGYRKCSWDSTVLFYSYKVYIKKKKYIFVMKKINLSGSVLNDQQHQHVHECPLLSLK is encoded by the exons ATGGAGACTTTCGCCAGAGTCAGTGAAGAAACTCTGGTTTTAAACCTGTCGCGTTTGCACCTGGCTGACTTGAACCTGGAACACATCACGGAGCCACAACGCAAAAAGATCCAAGAGCTTCACCTTACATACAACAGCCTGGCGTTTTTCCCCACTCCCCTTTACATGTTTTCCAGCCTGGAATTCCTGGACATGAGTAATAACGCGCTGACTGTTTTTCCTGAGGACATTCTGCAACTCACAAAACTAAAGACGCTTGTCGCGAAAAATAACCAGCTGGATGAAGCGTCGTTTCCGAAGCGGTTCGGGTCGATGCCCATCGAGACCCTGAACTTTAGCGGGAACCGATTTAAAGAAATACCAAGGCAGTTCCTGGAACTGAGCCGACTGCAGTCTCTGTCCATGGGAGGAAACAGATTAAAAAGCATTCCAGCTGAGATAGGAAACCTAACCAG GCTGGAGATGTTGTATCTGGGAGGAAATCTGATCTCTTTTATTCCTCAAGAGCTGGCTAACCTGCGCTGTCTCAGGTACCTGGTACTGTGTGACAACTGCATCCAGAGCGTTCCACCTCAGCTATACAG GTTGCACTCCTTGCTGTGTCTCAGTCTCCACAATAACCTCTTGACGTTTCTACCACGTGAGATCCTCAGCCTCGTGCACCTACAGGAGCTCAGTCTCCGCGGTAACCCTCTGGTAGTGCGCTTTGTCAAGGACATGACCAATGACCCCCCATCCTTGCTCGAGCTGGCAGGACGGACCGTTAAATCCCGGAACCTTCCGTACCTCGTGAGTGACCTCCCACAGAACCTGTGCCACTACTTGGACTCGGCCAGCAAGTGTCCCAACCCCAAATGTGCGG CTCTCCCTGCAGCTCCACCCCACAGAGCGACGCTGAGTCAGAGGACGAGAGCAGCGTACAGGCAGACAGGCTACAGAAAGTGCTCCTGGGATAGCACAGTCCTCTTCTACagttataaagtatatataaaaaaaaaaaagtatatttttgtaatgaaaaaaataaatctgtctgGATCGGTCCTGAATGATCAACAGCATCAGCATGTCCATGAATGTCCATTATTGAGCTTAAAGTGA
- the lrrc58a gene encoding leucine-rich repeat-containing protein 58a isoform X2, translating into METFARVSEETLVLNLSRLHLADLNLEHITEPQRKKIQELHLTYNSLAFFPTPLYMFSSLEFLDMSNNALTVFPEDILQLTKLKTLVAKNNQLDEASFPKRFGSMPIETLNFSGNRFKEIPRQFLELSRLQSLSMGGNRLKSIPAEIGNLTRLEMLYLGGNLISFIPQELANLRCLRYLVLCDNCIQSVPPQLYRLHSLLCLSLHNNLLTFLPREILSLVHLQELSLRGNPLVVRFVKDMTNDPPSLLELAGRTVKSRNLPYLVSDLPQNLCHYLDSASKCPNPKCAGVYFDSRVRHIKFVDFCGKFRLPLMQYLCSPECSSPCSSTPQSDAESEDESSVQADRLQKVLLG; encoded by the exons ATGGAGACTTTCGCCAGAGTCAGTGAAGAAACTCTGGTTTTAAACCTGTCGCGTTTGCACCTGGCTGACTTGAACCTGGAACACATCACGGAGCCACAACGCAAAAAGATCCAAGAGCTTCACCTTACATACAACAGCCTGGCGTTTTTCCCCACTCCCCTTTACATGTTTTCCAGCCTGGAATTCCTGGACATGAGTAATAACGCGCTGACTGTTTTTCCTGAGGACATTCTGCAACTCACAAAACTAAAGACGCTTGTCGCGAAAAATAACCAGCTGGATGAAGCGTCGTTTCCGAAGCGGTTCGGGTCGATGCCCATCGAGACCCTGAACTTTAGCGGGAACCGATTTAAAGAAATACCAAGGCAGTTCCTGGAACTGAGCCGACTGCAGTCTCTGTCCATGGGAGGAAACAGATTAAAAAGCATTCCAGCTGAGATAGGAAACCTAACCAG GCTGGAGATGTTGTATCTGGGAGGAAATCTGATCTCTTTTATTCCTCAAGAGCTGGCTAACCTGCGCTGTCTCAGGTACCTGGTACTGTGTGACAACTGCATCCAGAGCGTTCCACCTCAGCTATACAG GTTGCACTCCTTGCTGTGTCTCAGTCTCCACAATAACCTCTTGACGTTTCTACCACGTGAGATCCTCAGCCTCGTGCACCTACAGGAGCTCAGTCTCCGCGGTAACCCTCTGGTAGTGCGCTTTGTCAAGGACATGACCAATGACCCCCCATCCTTGCTCGAGCTGGCAGGACGGACCGTTAAATCCCGGAACCTTCCGTACCTCGTGAGTGACCTCCCACAGAACCTGTGCCACTACTTGGACTCGGCCAGCAAGTGTCCCAACCCCAAATGTGCGG GTGTTTACTTTGACTCACGAGTGCGCCATATCAAGTTTGTCGACTTCTGTGGAAAGTTCCGTCTGCCCCTAATGCAATACCTCTGCTCCCCTGAATGTAGCTCTCCCTGCAGCTCCACCCCACAGAGCGACGCTGAGTCAGAGGACGAGAGCAGCGTACAGGCAGACAGGCTACAGAAAGTGCTCCTGGGATAG
- the lrrc58a gene encoding leucine-rich repeat-containing protein 58a isoform X3, whose translation METFARVSEETLVLNLSRLHLADLNLEHITEPQRKKIQELHLTYNSLAFFPTPLYMFSSLEFLDMSNNALTVFPEDILQLTKLKTLVAKNNQLDEASFPKRFGSMPIETLNFSGNRFKEIPRQFLELSRLQSLSMGGNRLKSIPAEIGNLTRLEMLYLGGNLISFIPQELANLRCLRYLVLCDNCIQSVPPQLYRLHSLLCLSLHNNLLTFLPREILSLVHLQELSLRGNPLVVRFVKDMTNDPPSLLELAGRTVKSRNLPYLVSDLPQNLCHYLDSASKCPNPKCAEKAPNIIVNKMREGLTSQRSS comes from the exons ATGGAGACTTTCGCCAGAGTCAGTGAAGAAACTCTGGTTTTAAACCTGTCGCGTTTGCACCTGGCTGACTTGAACCTGGAACACATCACGGAGCCACAACGCAAAAAGATCCAAGAGCTTCACCTTACATACAACAGCCTGGCGTTTTTCCCCACTCCCCTTTACATGTTTTCCAGCCTGGAATTCCTGGACATGAGTAATAACGCGCTGACTGTTTTTCCTGAGGACATTCTGCAACTCACAAAACTAAAGACGCTTGTCGCGAAAAATAACCAGCTGGATGAAGCGTCGTTTCCGAAGCGGTTCGGGTCGATGCCCATCGAGACCCTGAACTTTAGCGGGAACCGATTTAAAGAAATACCAAGGCAGTTCCTGGAACTGAGCCGACTGCAGTCTCTGTCCATGGGAGGAAACAGATTAAAAAGCATTCCAGCTGAGATAGGAAACCTAACCAG GCTGGAGATGTTGTATCTGGGAGGAAATCTGATCTCTTTTATTCCTCAAGAGCTGGCTAACCTGCGCTGTCTCAGGTACCTGGTACTGTGTGACAACTGCATCCAGAGCGTTCCACCTCAGCTATACAG GTTGCACTCCTTGCTGTGTCTCAGTCTCCACAATAACCTCTTGACGTTTCTACCACGTGAGATCCTCAGCCTCGTGCACCTACAGGAGCTCAGTCTCCGCGGTAACCCTCTGGTAGTGCGCTTTGTCAAGGACATGACCAATGACCCCCCATCCTTGCTCGAGCTGGCAGGACGGACCGTTAAATCCCGGAACCTTCCGTACCTCGTGAGTGACCTCCCACAGAACCTGTGCCACTACTTGGACTCGGCCAGCAAGTGTCCCAACCCCAAATGTGCGG AAAAGGCTCCAAATATAATTGTGAACAAAATGCGTGAAGGTTTAACCAGCCAAAGAAGCAGCTA G